One Sphingomonas sabuli genomic region harbors:
- a CDS encoding DOPA 4,5-dioxygenase family protein, translating into MTEPAIRDFHAHIYFDADDVGRARALGTAAAERFGIPVGHYHLAPVGPHPRGSVQLTVPPALFGDVAAWLALNRAGLTIFAHASTGDHRADHSNHVIWFGPSETLDLTIFD; encoded by the coding sequence ATGACCGAGCCTGCCATCCGCGATTTCCACGCGCACATCTATTTCGACGCCGATGACGTCGGTCGCGCCCGCGCGCTGGGCACGGCGGCGGCCGAGCGCTTCGGCATTCCCGTCGGCCATTATCACTTGGCGCCCGTGGGTCCGCACCCGCGCGGGAGCGTGCAACTGACTGTCCCGCCCGCCCTGTTCGGCGATGTCGCGGCATGGCTGGCGCTCAATCGGGCCGGCCTGACGATCTTTGCCCATGCCAGCACCGGCGATCATCGCGCCGACCATAGCAACCATGTCATCTGGTTCGGGCCCAGCGAAACGCTCGACCTGACCATCTTCGATTGA
- the kaiC gene encoding circadian clock protein KaiC, with amino-acid sequence MTQGIAKAETGIAGFDELTLGGVPCGRPTLVCGSAGCGKTLFATTFLVEGARSGEPGIFVTFEERPSDIVANTRSLGFELDKLIEEKKIHIEHIAIDPAELAEVGDYDLEALFLRLELAVDEIGAKRIVLDTIESLFSAFQNPAILRAEIRRLFDWLKEKGLTAVITGERGDGTLTRQGLEEYVSDCVILLDHRVHNQVSTRRLRIVKYRGTAHGLNEYPFLIGEDGFSVLPTSSLSLAHKVFDERIPSGIADLDNMLEGGGFHRGSSILLSGVAGSGKSSISSAFANAACNSGERALYFSFEESAEQTVRNMRSIGMDLQPHIDSGLLRCIAVRPTSFSLEMHLAMMLREVQLFKPSLVVLDPISAFMDTGEDLEVQSMLLRMIDYLKTQGVSGVFTHLAHVQGQAQTDAGLSSLMDAWILLLNREDNGEFNRQLYLLKARGIAHSNQVREFIMSKTGIRLAEPFIGENGAMTGSARRFEEAKIRRDEIKRRAEVARLEERLAQRRRKARAQIEALEADMLADEAELKSVVDQEAAYLEQVEKDAAELAASRAATSRKGQQ; translated from the coding sequence ATGACTCAAGGCATTGCCAAGGCTGAAACCGGGATCGCCGGTTTTGACGAACTGACGCTTGGCGGGGTTCCGTGCGGCCGCCCGACCCTGGTGTGCGGGTCGGCGGGGTGCGGCAAGACGCTGTTCGCGACAACTTTCCTGGTCGAAGGGGCGCGATCGGGCGAACCCGGCATCTTCGTCACGTTCGAGGAGCGGCCGTCTGACATCGTCGCCAACACTCGCTCGCTCGGCTTCGAACTCGACAAGCTGATCGAGGAAAAGAAGATCCACATCGAGCATATCGCGATCGATCCCGCGGAGCTTGCCGAAGTCGGCGACTATGACCTTGAAGCCCTGTTCCTGCGGCTGGAGCTGGCGGTCGACGAGATCGGCGCCAAGCGGATCGTGCTCGACACGATCGAAAGCCTCTTTTCCGCTTTCCAGAACCCGGCCATCCTGCGCGCCGAAATCCGCCGCCTGTTCGACTGGCTCAAGGAAAAGGGCCTGACCGCCGTCATCACCGGCGAGCGCGGCGACGGTACGCTGACTCGCCAGGGCCTGGAAGAATATGTCTCCGACTGCGTCATCCTGCTCGACCACCGCGTCCACAATCAGGTCAGCACGCGGCGCCTGCGCATCGTCAAGTATCGCGGCACCGCGCACGGCCTCAACGAATATCCGTTCCTAATCGGCGAAGACGGCTTCAGCGTCCTTCCGACCAGCTCGCTCAGTCTTGCTCACAAGGTTTTCGACGAGCGCATTCCCAGCGGGATCGCCGACCTCGACAACATGCTCGAAGGCGGTGGCTTCCACCGCGGCAGCAGCATCCTGCTGAGCGGCGTCGCCGGCTCGGGCAAAAGCTCGATCTCGTCCGCCTTCGCGAACGCCGCCTGCAACAGCGGTGAGCGCGCGCTTTATTTCTCGTTCGAGGAATCGGCCGAGCAGACCGTCCGCAACATGCGCTCGATCGGCATGGACCTGCAGCCGCATATCGATTCCGGCCTTCTACGCTGCATCGCGGTTCGGCCGACGTCGTTCAGCCTGGAAATGCACCTCGCGATGATGCTGCGCGAGGTCCAGCTGTTCAAACCCTCGCTGGTCGTGCTCGACCCGATCTCGGCATTCATGGACACGGGCGAAGATCTCGAAGTCCAGTCGATGTTGCTGCGGATGATCGACTATCTGAAGACGCAGGGCGTCAGCGGCGTGTTCACCCACCTTGCCCATGTGCAGGGGCAGGCGCAGACCGACGCGGGCCTGTCGTCTCTGATGGACGCCTGGATTCTGCTGCTGAACCGCGAGGACAATGGCGAATTCAACCGCCAGCTTTACCTGCTCAAGGCGCGCGGCATCGCCCATTCCAACCAGGTTCGCGAATTCATCATGAGCAAGACCGGCATTCGCCTGGCCGAGCCGTTCATCGGCGAAAACGGCGCCATGACCGGCTCCGCCCGCCGGTTCGAGGAAGCCAAGATCAGGCGCGACGAAATCAAGCGCCGGGCCGAAGTTGCCCGGCTGGAAGAACGCCTGGCCCAACGCCGCCGCAAGGCGCGGGCCCAGATCGAGGCGCTCGAAGCGGACATGCTGGCCGACGAAGCCGAGCTCAAGAGCGTCGTCGACCAGGAAGCAGCCTATCTTGAGCAGGTCGAAAAGGACGCGGCGGAGTTGGCC